TCCTGTGATAAAGGAGCATAATAACCAGGGATGAATTATAGAAGACTGTCCATTACAAACTTGGGTTTATTGTTCCATTCTTCATTTTCCAGATCTATTAACAAGTTATCCAGTCGCCACCATATTTAAGTGTACCTGTAGTTATGTTTTCTTCATGGCAGCAGTACATGTGAATATAAACCAGAGTGGCATCTTCCTTACCTTCCAGCAGCCCGTGGTTCCCTTCCCTGTCCACAGGTTCAGGAACATCTTCAGTCAGTAAAACGTTGGTCTTCCATAACTGAAGGAAAGGGTGGGTAGAGGAGGAATGTGCTGCAGTTTTTCTGCTTTAGCCTATGTGTGATTCATTCTGTGAGAAGGGATGGGGACACCATGGAGGGAGGTTGCTGATTGGTCAGAGAACACAGGAGGACAGCTCTCCAGCGCCACACCAGTTATAAAATGACCACTCGGCCAATCACTGACTAAGGTGGATGACTGCTGTGGTCAaagattggctgagcaggcatttcTAGCATATCAAGAGGACACCAGGAAACGGAGACCACCAGAAGACCAAGTAAAGAACAGAATGGCAGTAGTAGGGATCAGTGAGGTAAGTACTGTTTATTGTTTTTCAACCCGTTCTTTCCCTTTTCTTAGAATTATTTATCCTCCAGGACCACCCCCTTTTAATCATTATCATAGCGCTAGCTGACTAATTACTATTAAAACAGGAGACCATAATTTGATTGGGGTGGGGCTTTGACAACCTCATTTTCACCTGTAACACTTGAGTTAAATGACAACATTCTTGATGTAATGACATTGACCAAATCAAATCCTGTCACGTTTTCATCTGGTTTATTTACATTTGTCCCTTTAACGTCAATGTTTGTAAATAAGGTTTACattttattgctttttatttattttttacattcctCAAATGAACATATAAAGACGGCATAAAAAACAATAATACTAAAAAGTTAATAAAACTACTTAACTTTCAGCCAGAgtctataaaacatttttttttttcatccacgGCATTGATAGTTTTATAACTTCATTAGAAATTGattaaaaacatattttatttaaataatttAATATAAACTAGCTAATGTACCAAATGTTaaaataatgtgccactcagactCACCTCACATGGTCCCAACACAAGAAAGCTGGTACTTTCGAAGGCTTAAAAACGACTTGTTTCTTTTTTGTGGATTTTTACATGTCTATTAAAATGGCTCTTACTtccaaagcatttcccacatttggTGCAAGAATAAGGcctttctcctgtgtgaatgcgGTTGTGGGTCGTCAAGTTAGATTTTTtagtaaaacacttcccacaatgGAAGCAAACGTAGGGACGTTCTCCTGTATGTATCCGCTGATGAGTGACCAGAGTTGAATTATGTGCAAACCGCTTTCCACAGACAGAACATGCATACGGTCTCTCTCCTGTGTGGATTCTCTGGTGGGTCATGAGATGTGTGTAATACACAAAACTCTTCCCACAGTATGAACAGTTAAAAGGTACTTCTGAATTACTAATCCGATGATGGGTGAAAAGAGTTGAAGGTTCTGAAAAACATTTTCCGTACTTGTACAATGTGTACTGGTCTGCTGGGATTTTTTCAGACTTAACAAGCTTAGAATTGAAAAATAACTGGTTGCTGTAGTCACCATAATCATGTGTCTTTCCGTGTATGCTTATGTATTCAATAAATTCTGTACCATTAATATCCTGAGGAGAGGTATAATCAAATTGTGCATTGCTAGAGGGTATTGTAAGACTTTCTTCTCCCCAGAAGACTGGTTCCTCCTTAATACGAATGAATGGATGATGTTGTGTATTATCTATGGCTGTATAAATGTTGGGGTCTGTGAGGTCTCCACCGTCACATGAAACTGGTTCCTCCTTTATATGAGGAGCTGGATATTGTTGTTTAGGATCTGGGGGAGTATAAATGGTTGCGAGGTTTCCTCTATCAGAGGTGTCTGGTTCCTCCTCAATAAGAATAGAAGGGTAGTGATGACTATGATCTGTGGATGTATAAATGTCTGTATCTGTGATGTTGTCATCACATGAAATTGGTTCCTCCTCAATATGAATAGAAGAATATAGTTGTGTATGATCTGTAGGTGTAATGAACTCAAGGTCTGTGATACTTCCACAAGAGGCTGTTTCCTCCCTAACACGAGGAGATGGGTACTGTTGTCTAAGATCTGTCTGTGTATAAATCTTAGCATCTGTGGTATCACCTTCATCACAGGAGACCGGTTCCTCTTTAATATGAGTCAGTGGATAGTTTGTATAATCTGTGGGTTTATAGGTTTTGTAGTCTGTGAGAATTGCTCCATCACATGAGTTTGTCTTCTCCTCAATATCAGGAGAAGGACATTGTGGATATGACAAGTGACGTGTGCAAGTAGATGTACATTTTGTATTTCTGGAAATGTCTGTGTCAGATACAGTCTTCCCTTCATTCCCTGGTTCTTCATGGTGACTAGTTCTCTTCTTGCTTTTTTTAACCGGCCATAAGTGTCCCGCTTCCAGTTCATTGTCAGTTTTACTTTTAGGATCATTTCTACTATCCAGTGAGCTAGGAGTAACACAAGATATTCTTGGTGTTTCCCTGTTGACAGATTTATCTGATGGACAAAGTACAATTTGATTAGATCACCTACTGAGGCCCTCAAACATGggcgttttaatttttattaactgTATTCCAATTGTAAGCTACGAGGAGGCTAAAGACCAAACTATGAATCAGTATGTACAAGTTTCTGAATATTTAACAGGCTATCACTGTTTTAAACAGCTACAATAAAAACTTTCAATCATAGTAGATAAAATCAAAACTAGCCTTGACACCATTGCCAATGGCAAGAAAAGGAAATATATGAAATCAATTAAGAAGGGTGTAGAATAAATTATGACAGATAGCCTTTGGAGGGGGTCACCCCAAATCAGCTATGCCTGTGTTGAATGCCACAAAGGCCTGTTTTCCCTTGTAACTGAGGTTCCTTtggtaaaaatacaaataaaataaagaaatagaaAAACATAAATGCCCACATCAACGGAAACTACTGCCATAGTTGCCCTGTACACATGAAACAACACATACACAACTAacacaaaaaataagccatttcaatcatttattttggtgtccatttgaatattttaaaaaataagggattatagtttaaaaaaaaaaaatatctaaaaacattaataaaaagcCATACAAATTAGGACCATTAAACTACATCTgctaaattacaaaaaaagtgtctggtcattaaaaTGGTTTTGCAAGATTTAAATAGGTCACCAGtacctgatcggtggaggtctgatacccgggacccccactgatcagctgtttgagaaggcaccggcgctcctgtgcTCACCAAACACAGTGATGTACATTGTATAACTGATGATGAACGTGTCGTAACTTGGCCCTAGCAAAACGGTGGCGGCAACGAGGTTTACTCATGTGACCACTTACTTTCCAGCCCATGGTTATATCCTTTTCTGCACAGACAGAAGCTGAACCGATTTAGCGCCTGCACACAAAATGATGCTGCCATTGATGACAAAGTGGTCATGTGAATATACCATGTCACCGCTACCTAaatctatacaaatgtggtatcgctgtaatcgtactgacctataCAATGAAGGGAACAGATCAGTTACCACATAGGGAATGTAAAATGAAAGCCATAAAACTGGCAGAAtattgccattagaaagtacaacctgtcctacaaaaacaagccctcatatggcaacGTGAATGGAACATAAAACAagctatggctctgggaagggtgGAAGTAAATAACAGAAACACAAAAACGGAAAAAGGCCagctcctgaaagggttaattatgTGATCACttgtataatacactgcaatacttctgtCGCTACTGATCACTGCATCAAGGGGTTATAGAGCCTGAGGTCGGATGCTATCAAGCACCTGCATATCTTAGGATGCACTgccagtggcgtactgccaatataggcagaccacgccgttgctatggggcccgcggcacaggggggcccggaccGCATGAAAGGCCCCGCCCCTACGTAGTTAATAGAGGCGGCCCATGGCCCACCCACTTGTGTTCTTCCTTCGGCCCGCACCCAGCGTATCCTTTCCGCTCACGTGCTGCCCGCAAGGGAGATAAGGAAGTCGCTGGCCTGGGTCTGCACTGAGCCAGGAGATCAGAAGTGGAGGACAGGAGGAGGAGTCCTGCCACCAATGAAAGCGCAGCTTTATTTCCCACGTGGTAAGACACGTCAGACTGGTCCAGATGCTAAATCTGTCCACTGGACTGCACTGGTCTAGTCTAGCATGActgtgacaggtgagtgaggtgtGTGCGTCATCCCAGAGGTGTGTGGGAACGTTTAGGCTACTAGGGACACTAAAGTGGATCATTtcaattactgggggcacaatacaGGGCATTTAAGCTACTGGGGACCCTATAAGGGGCCTTATAATTAGGGGCGGCACTCTCAGAGAATAATTTGTATTAATTATAATTTGGAGACCACTGTTACTATAGGGGGCTGTCTATAATGCActatttctacagtatagtatttggAGGCATTGGGCAGCACAACAGCCACTGTATTGACTGCCTCCAATGtctctggatgttttcatctgcgtgaCGGGATGGAGGCAGTGGCGGCTGTGCAGGCATCAGGAGCAATGCAGGTGACTGGGAATGAGGTAAGTAAGGTGCCTGggcatttttgggggtattataggggttagataacccctttaactccttgatgCTGATGCATTCCCTctgcttttgcccccctccccacactgcactcctgagtcctctatgagcctacagggatccccccagcacatcagtcaccttggggggtgggggtgaatgcatcagcagcaaggagttaaaggggctatctaacCCCTATAATACCTCCCAAAATGCCAAGGCACCTTACTTACCTCATTACCCGGGACCCGCgttgctcctgatgcccgcatGGCCGCCCCTGCCTCCCTCCTGTCACACAGAGGAAGACATCCAGAGACATGGGGAGCAGTCAATAGCTGACTACGATGGGAATCAGCCTctctagcatcgtgggtgacactagggaggctcatttccgacgcggcctgctattggttgAACCCCCCCCACTGGGCATAAGTATTATCTGCATGtggtgcctgggcattttgggggcataataggggttagatagcccctttaacccttaggataccagagttttcttttttcttctctatcttccttgagccataacttttttatttttccatttacatagttgtatgagggctaatatggcatacaatgtagtgtgaagctggcaaaaaaaattccaattTCTCCAccgttttatgttttattttttcctacggcattccctttgcggcaaaactgacctgtgccctaccgtatgtatacatttctttattggcaaatgggggagGGGCCAGGACAGGAGGATGGGCCAGGGAtgggtagtgggtggggttagggggCTCAATTCAGATTCACTGCCATTAGGTTTTGTTAACCACTTCCAATTCTGGAATAGAAAACAGCCTCGTCATATAGCCCCAGAGATATATATGACATGTAATGCCCCCACCCAATTTCCTTCTCCGCTGTCCAGAGAGATATAGTTATATATTTCTGTGAATTTAGAAGTAGAGATGAATAAATGGAAGGTATCTGGGCTGCTTCATGCTTCAGTAAGTGATCACTACACCAGCACTAAGCATGGCAGTCCACCACtgaattcaggagaaaatggacaagaaggat
The sequence above is a segment of the Bufo gargarizans isolate SCDJY-AF-19 chromosome 6, ASM1485885v1, whole genome shotgun sequence genome. Coding sequences within it:
- the LOC122939821 gene encoding oocyte zinc finger protein XlCOF7.1-like, which translates into the protein MDNERILNLTLEIIYLLTGEDYAPVKKTSGECERRSRNQSPVTKKSHSLIHEKNKDQKILDLTNKIIELLTGEVPVRCEDVTVYLSMEEWEYLDGHKDLYKDIIKNDQHPTLSPDKSVNRETPRISCVTPSSLDSRNDPKSKTDNELEAGHLWPVKKSKKRTSHHEEPGNEGKTVSDTDISRNTKCTSTCTRHLSYPQCPSPDIEEKTNSCDGAILTDYKTYKPTDYTNYPLTHIKEEPVSCDEGDTTDAKIYTQTDLRQQYPSPRVREETASCGSITDLEFITPTDHTQLYSSIHIEEEPISCDDNITDTDIYTSTDHSHHYPSILIEEEPDTSDRGNLATIYTPPDPKQQYPAPHIKEEPVSCDGGDLTDPNIYTAIDNTQHHPFIRIKEEPVFWGEESLTIPSSNAQFDYTSPQDINGTEFIEYISIHGKTHDYGDYSNQLFFNSKLVKSEKIPADQYTLYKYGKCFSEPSTLFTHHRISNSEVPFNCSYCGKSFVYYTHLMTHQRIHTGERPYACSVCGKRFAHNSTLVTHQRIHTGERPYVCFHCGKCFTKKSNLTTHNRIHTGERPYSCTKCGKCFGSKSHFNRHVKIHKKETSRF